One Herpetosiphonaceae bacterium DNA window includes the following coding sequences:
- a CDS encoding DUF5701 family protein gives MSRMQFQQQVERLVSLGYPGLLGVTSEEFEHVLRPLEEYVPSSAHTAGRAPTGTVDFVVVINARRVPVEAMLPLITRDGRQAVEHLYPKRPEEFVPIESLDLPDGEAYLLVGVDRGADTLNVTPDRAYQSIAARGRSPLTIAEGIALLTHVPELLQPNNCFSLLASRCGDRRVPALWLSAGRPKLGWCWAGNPHTWLGSASCARRVGSVWFPSPVSAT, from the coding sequence ATGTCACGCATGCAGTTTCAGCAGCAAGTCGAGCGCCTCGTTAGCCTGGGGTATCCAGGGCTTCTCGGCGTCACGTCCGAAGAATTCGAGCATGTGCTCAGGCCGCTTGAGGAGTACGTGCCATCGTCAGCCCACACGGCAGGTCGTGCGCCTACCGGGACCGTCGATTTCGTGGTGGTCATCAACGCGCGGCGGGTTCCCGTGGAGGCCATGCTGCCGCTGATCACGCGGGACGGGCGGCAGGCCGTGGAACATCTGTACCCAAAGAGGCCAGAGGAATTTGTCCCGATTGAGTCACTCGATCTGCCTGACGGCGAGGCCTATCTCCTGGTAGGCGTTGACCGGGGCGCAGACACCCTGAACGTCACCCCTGATCGCGCGTACCAGTCGATCGCGGCGCGGGGCCGTTCGCCGCTGACCATTGCCGAAGGGATCGCGCTGTTGACGCATGTTCCAGAGCTGCTGCAACCGAACAACTGCTTCTCGCTGCTGGCGTCCCGCTGCGGAGATCGGCGGGTTCCCGCCCTCTGGTTGAGCGCGGGGCGTCCGAAGCTAGGGTGGTGCTGGGCAGGCAACCCGCACACGTGGCTGGGCTCCGCCTCATGTGCGCGGCGTGTTGGCTCGGTTTGGTTCCCCTCCCCTGTTTCCGCTACCTGA
- a CDS encoding aldo/keto reductase, whose amino-acid sequence MNNLGVPAVTLNNGVDIPQLGLGVFQTNEGAEVERAVHAALEVGYRLIDTAAIYGNEVGVGRAIKASGLPREEMFITTKLWNASHAYHAALRAFDESLDKLDCGYIDLYLIHWPLPMEGKFTEAWRALEQIYDSKRVRAIGVSNFKPHHLDELLKRAAVVPAVNQIELHPRLQQHETRMYCIEHGIAVESYSPLMQAGEVLEHPIITNLAQHYSKTPAQIILRWHVQHGFIVIPKSVKPERIRENIDVFDFALSEDDMRAIDAMDRGQRIGADPDTASFK is encoded by the coding sequence ATGAACAATCTTGGAGTGCCAGCCGTGACGCTCAATAATGGCGTAGACATACCGCAGCTCGGCCTGGGGGTGTTTCAGACAAACGAAGGCGCTGAAGTCGAACGAGCGGTGCATGCGGCGCTTGAGGTCGGGTATCGGCTCATCGACACCGCAGCCATTTATGGCAACGAGGTGGGCGTCGGCAGGGCGATCAAGGCGAGCGGCCTACCGCGCGAGGAGATGTTTATCACCACCAAGCTGTGGAATGCCTCCCATGCCTATCATGCGGCCCTGCGCGCATTCGACGAGAGTTTGGACAAGCTCGATTGTGGCTATATCGACCTGTATCTCATTCACTGGCCCTTGCCGATGGAAGGCAAATTCACGGAGGCGTGGCGGGCACTGGAGCAGATCTATGACAGCAAGCGCGTGCGGGCGATTGGCGTCTCCAATTTCAAGCCCCACCATCTCGATGAGCTGCTGAAGCGGGCCGCAGTGGTACCGGCGGTGAACCAGATCGAACTGCATCCTCGGTTGCAGCAGCACGAAACCCGCATGTACTGCATCGAGCACGGCATCGCGGTCGAGTCCTATAGCCCCTTGATGCAGGCGGGAGAGGTCCTGGAGCACCCCATCATCACGAACCTCGCGCAGCACTATAGCAAAACCCCTGCCCAGATCATTCTGCGGTGGCATGTGCAGCATGGCTTCATCGTCATCCCAAAGTCGGTCAAGCCGGAACGCATCCGAGAAAATATCGACGTGTTCGATTTTGCGCTATCCGAGGACGACATGCGTGCGATCGACGCTATGGATCGCGGACAGCGCATCGGTGCTGACCCGGATACCGCCAGCTTCAAATAA